Within the Channa argus isolate prfri chromosome 12, Channa argus male v1.0, whole genome shotgun sequence genome, the region AATGTGATTGTTTCCTTGATGTTTATTTAAGTGACTTGAAGTGACtgactgcatttgtttgtttccccaGACTGATACCAAAGCTACACCCGACCCAAAGGCCTGCAACTGGAAAAAATACAAGTATATTGTCCTCAATCCTCTGTGTGCAGCCACCACAGTGAAGGAAGAGGAGATGGACGAACCCCGAAATAATGCATCACTCATTGTGGATAGGATGACCTTGACACCCAAAGCACCAGCAGAGACGTGGTCTGGAGAAGTGCCTGGTCAGATTAATAGGTAGGAAACCTGCATACAACCTGGAAGAATTGGGATTCAGATGAGAAAGTGGTGTTTccaatgtaaatgtatgaatttCTCTCCATCAGACAGGGGCAGGCCTCCTGCTACGAGGGTTCTGGCCGAGCCCCTCCCCTTAGGCCACCCCCCTCTGTGGATGACCAAACTCCAGCTCACAAGCAGGGAACAGGTATTAGTCCAACATCTAACATACTGCAGTAACTTTTATACATATTTGTAATCCCTCAATCATATTactaaaaatactcaaaatcaataaatgtgtgttgtaaatgtgtttatttattagttttgtctgatttttttcACTCTCACCTTGCACTACTTTACCCAAACTGCACCCCACTGATCCAGAAGCTGCCTATCACACTCAACATGCAACCAAACGGGAGAACTACTTCGTTCCTTATTGTTATTCTGGCAAACATCAAGGAACCAAAACTGTCTGCTCAGGTGAGGCTATAAATAACCTTCTACATCTCTcggttttttattttaaatattaactaGTATGTAACAATGACCTTTGCTCTGGCAGGTGACAAGCCTTACCGCTGCAATGTGTGCGGCGCTCAGTTCAATCGACCGGCTAACCTGAAGACTCATTCTCGCATTCACTCCGGAGAGAAACCTTACCGCTGTGATACTTGCGGCGCACGGTTTGTTCAGGTAAGGGGAATTCATGAGCGCTTTAGAGGCTGTCAAAACACACTCCTTAAGTGTCAGTCATTTGGGAACACAGCACAACTTTCTCTGTGTGCctgtaaaaaaagaatcagGTTAATTGCAAACTGACTTTACTTTAAAGGATATAGTGTAACGTCTTGGGGGAAACGgtcatttagttatttagtttcTCGCTAAGAGTAAGACAAGAAGCTCAGTCCCAGCTCCTCAAGTGGCTCCTGGCTTCACTTCTATTTACTGATTTCATTCTAGCAAAAAAAGTATACAATTTCCTACCACTTCAAACTAATTCTGCAAAGTACTTAATCCACTCACTATGTGTCCATGTTGGTAAAGATGTTTGgctttattaaattaataagccccctttttttttcaataattattattattttttttaaagcaacaagAGTCCTTCAAGAGGACATGACAGTCTAGTCCAAAGTACATATGCATGTTAAAGTACATTAAAACAAGATGCGGCCACTTCTGACCTCCATTAAGGAATGATGTAATTAGGTAAATTCACTTTAGATagtttgtgagtttgtgtaGGTGGCCAGGATACATAACATGCCTTTGTTTGGCTgacaacattttacaaatttacaagGTTTGTTCCATTTGTCACACTTTCCTGGTGTTAGGTTGCCCACCTCAGGGCCCACGTTCTGATCCACACGGGAGAGAAGCCTTACCCGTGCCACACCTGTGGCACCCGCTTCCGTCACCTGCAGACCCTGAAGAGCCACCTGCGTATTCACACTGGGGAGAAGCCGTACACTGTGAGTCAGAAACACATTAACAACACATGtcatcaaacaaaaaacaaactacgGAACATCCTGTCATGTCCCTGCTGTCTCATCTGTTGACTCCTTGTTCTTCAGTGTGAAAAGTGTGACCTACATTTCCGCCACAAGAGCCAGCTGCGTCTTCACCTACGGCAAAAACATGGGGCTGTTACCAACACCAAGATCCGCTACAAGGTCCTGACAGAGCCCTACCAGCCCATTCTGCAGACCTGCTGAAGAGGATGACTCATTAatcatgacaaaacaaaattggtCAGAATAAAACCTGAATCAAAATAACATGAGGTGGTAATTTACATATATTTGACTGTTAGAAGAGCAGCTTGGACATCATCAAAGTAAACACCAAATTTAGACGTGTTTATAATTTAGACACCAAACGAGAGATTTTCAAATAACTGTTAAATCAGCATGTTGTTGGAGGAGATTTGGAGTGAGGAACTTCTGTATTACAGCCTTGTTAACATAATTGCTATGGGTTTATCAGGAGATGATGGGGACGATGttaaagaaagtgtttttaatgGTCTGTGAAAGGAAAGTAAGAAGACAGGGCATGAGACTGAAGAAAGGTTGTGTGTAGTCTGACATTTGTAAGAAGACTGTGAGTATGTGAACTGTTTGAAAGAAATATAAAGCAAGTTTTATGGAAAGAAGGTGGTTGATGTGAGTTTAAAGCCTGGAGAAAAACTTGTGttaatagtgtaagtttttctcctaaatatgtatttaactcagatttatgttaatgttatggCCTGGGGCCTGATAGTCCAAGCAGGCAAAGGACTTGgttgtcttttttaatttaaagttcagaaaataaatgatataTTGTATTTGAATATAAGTATTATAAAAATGACAACTACCAGCAATTTGGTAATTAATAATAGTAAATTTGTATGAGTTCATTTGCTGGACAAACATGGTTTTGTacaagttaaattaaaacattttttatcaatTGGACTTTTGGTGTTTGGCGTCTCATTTATTTCTCACCTTATGACATGATGATGAAGAACACATAAATatccacaaacacattttactgttgaaaATTGGTTTTGCTAAGACAAAAAATGTACCAGAACACTGACTAAACTGCACATATTTTGAAGCGCTTGTAGTAAAATATACGCTCTCTATTTCTTTGTCACACTTGCCTCCTTTAGCCTTTCTCCTCCCTGAACTTCCTTCCTCTCATTAACACACTTTTTCTGTCCATGAATCACATCTTGTGTCCCGCCATCTTTTaggcttgttttgttttttcttggtgCTCGTGTGGAAACAATGAAGCCGAAGGCACCTGTTTCCTCATGAGTCCTCAAACTGGGTACACACTCTTTACCAGCTGACAACACGTGTGTGAGGGGCTGTGGACCCCTGCTGAACTCTCCCACCCTATGTCACCCCCACTTCCTGTACCCTGATGAGTTGTGGCTACAGTGTGACTTATTGTCTATGCTCAGCAGACAAATGTTGGAATGTTTGATGGgactttccagccttcatctcctttaaataacaaaattaaaccTGTGACCTGAGTAGTTTTCCCCATCAGTTTATGACCCATTACACATAGTAAGGGGCCTCCCTGAAAGCCAGTGCACATAAAGTTTGTCAGAAAAGAGAACTTGTGTGAGGAGGAACAAATTTCAGGAAGTTAATATGAAATGGGAAATGTATTACTGAAAacccatttagtcattttattgaaaattcAGTAAATGTTATTGTTCTAAAGTGTTTTTGAAGAAGTATTTTTCCCCAGGCACATACAGAAAGACTGCATCAAACTCATAAACTTTACTCACCGTAGCTGTAGACAGTTTCAACTCTGTGCGAGGAAAAAGAACAATTCCTCTTTCAGGCAGTGCATAGATTAAGTCATAAAGTACATCTAGTACTGTACCTTTTGATTTCAAGTCATACCAATTTAAAAGGTTCGACTTgagcatttatattttatgcttCTGTACATTTCAGAGGGAAACATGATTCTTTTTTCTCCACCACAAATATTACTcagaaaaatgaatgcaaagtATAACAAATGTATAAGTATCATTGTGTATCTGATACCAGTTGATACATTAACCTGTCACAGTTAGCCTTACTGACACGTTTATAAGCTAAAGTTTGTTCATTAAATATACAGAGGAGATTCCAACTGGCCCCAATAAATGAAGCTGAACTTCGGATGAAATGAGAAGAtgtaaatgaatattttaactTCCTGAATGAGGAAACCATACATTCTAACTTCAGtgtgatttcattttcaaaacagaacaTTATGTACATTCTAAATGTAGttgtataaaatttaaaatgaagtacAAGCACCACTTACACTAATGTAAAGATACAGCATGTAActttttcaaatacattttactagAAATATGTACAAAAACATATCTTGATTTGTAAAGATGAAGCGTATTATGACCCACGACTCATTGAACAGATTCAATTATAAACATTTATAATCAATCAGATAAAGCCTGTTATTTCTGATTGACTGGTGAGCCTTTTTACTGTACTCTAACTACTAAAGCCTCCTAAGATTAGTTGGCCAGTAGAAATACAAAGGACAGCAGCCTCAGTGCAACTGACATTTTCAGACCTCGTGTGTGTACCTCCCTCTAGCGTTAGTCTCCTAAACATCCCTCAAAGCAGTGAACtattttcacagtttcatttgtttaaccTCGTAGTCTCTTATCCCTACATCAGGAGATGTATGGAGTACACGCCACTGTGCTGTTTATCTCCCTATTGTCTGatgtggcttgttttttttgtctgtcaccCATTACACACCTGCAAGCTTTTTTATCACAATGCATGTCTTTTGACAGGAGGATACCAGAGTACTTGGAGGAAACCCATTCAagtacagggagaacatgcaaacaccacaCAGAACGCAGCTAGccgggattcaaaccagggtcCTTCCAGCTTACACAGTGCTGCCCAGACTGGAGCATTCTTAACATGAATAGGTGGTCCCCTCTCAGGGATTACAGGTCTTTAACCTTCCTATTGTTCTGCTACATGTATTGCTACACAATTCCTGGTCTGTtcgtgttttgttttgttttttgttagtgttgtaactttttctttgttaatATCTATTATCGCAAACTGTgagttttaaagaaaagtaacttttagttattttatcaCGTGCCTCCTCAAACCAATAACAAACGCCCCCAAGGAAATATAAGtctaattcattcattcattatttataggtcagatttgtttgtttagttgaGTATGTTTGTTCTAAGCTAATGCAGTCCCTAAAAACCATTCAGCATCACAATGTTATAAACAAAAGACAATGCTAATGAAGTTGCTAAGTGAGAAACCTACATGTAAGGATCAAAACCTGCCATTAAAGATGCTACAATAACGTATTATAGAACATTGCATGGTTGGACACAAAGATTagctttaaatattataaatattattattataaataagaGATGAGTGTTGGAAAGTAACTCAGTACATTTACTTAGGCACTGTACTCTCATGGTATTTAGCGcccatttacttttttacttgttCTGAAGTTTGAATTCTTAGTCTTCTTCTGTGTGTAAAGTAACATTTAGAGCATTTAGTGATTATTCTACTTTTAGTGGAGTATCTTTTAGTCAACCACTTGCATTTTTCTATGGAGTTCAAATATCGAGTTTGTGTTACTTCTGCCACTTCGggaagagaaatgtaaaaacaaacattctgtatcaaataacaaataatgatGGGTAGGCAAATATCCTTAGgtattcaaatatatttaaaagtatCTACAGAGGAATTAATATAATTTCTGTGCGATGCGTGACTGCGCAAGTGCACGCCGCTTTGAAGATATCAGCAGACCCCATAAAACTAGCCAGTAAGATAACGCGTCAACGTCACCGCCATATTGGACCAGGTAAGACTGGGtttttagatagatagatataaataGCATTTACTTGGCAAAAATGCCCTCGTTCTTTTTCACTGACAGACAATATATAGCgttatgtaaaaaaatgtctgcacatTCCATTATCAAAAGAGAATATGTCAGATCTGTGGTTTACATACGAAATGTTTGGTTATTTCTTCcattatttgtttataaaatagTAATCCTGCGTTGACACCGCTCGAGTTTTTAGCAAACAAACTTAagacatgacttttttttactaGACCTACATCATCAGCTCTTtaatataaagacatttttattgaaatcaGTTGACAAACTCAAACGTTCTAATGCTTATTATCTTTATAGGACGGGTCTTGCCCGGTCCAATATGGCGACGACGTTGCTATACCGCAGCAACGGGCCGACGCAGCAAGTGCGGCGTGTACGGTGACCGCGGCTTTGACTGTTGTACGTTTCCTCCCCAGCTCGCGCTGACAGGGAATGACAGTAGTGAACATTTCATATCCTGTTTACCACCGTGAGCTTAGAATCATGTGCTGCACCAGAAAAAACCGGCTGACCGGGTTCTGAGGGTGAGTGTTGTCGAATTAGCAGCAAATTACGCTTTTTATCGGGCTgcgtttcatttttaaacagtgtccAGACTGAGCTGACccattttaaacacatgtaGTTCACAGCCCGCTTCATCTGTTTTTGTAGCTATGAATTATTTTCACAGTAATCGCTACTCATATCGCTATTGCGAAGACCGtgcacaatattaaaacattaacaatatgCCTTCATCCCCGAAACACTTGTTATAATTGCATTTATTGCATCGTGTTTGTTCCTGTAAGGCTGCACATTATAGCAGGCGCTCAACTGCCGTGTAGAGTCTACGTCACCTCGGCCACGTGCAGAGCTCCCGCTGCGCGTTCACGCCTGTACCTGTCTGCCTGTTTAAGACCTTGTATGAGACCACGTGACTGTTTGTGCAGCTGCTAGGAGTAAAAGACTGGAGCAGCTTGTGTTTTCAGATGTGTGTGTCCAGTCCGGGATCCACGTGTTCACACTGTCACAGAAATTGTCTTTGATGATATGTACAACTTCTATTTCGCCAGTTAAAACTAGTactaaaacaacttaaaaattaCAAGTTGCTGTTTTAACATCAAATAGCTAGACTGAATAGCTGCTGCACATATCCGCAATTCAGTTCTTCCTagtaaaaaacaacttttcagaTATTAACAATTGCCATTTGAGATATCCACATTGCAATTCTACCTAGGTCAAATGTCAGATTTATTGCCATTCATGTGTTTTGGGCTTTCAATTTTAGATATCCACAACGTTATCTTAGAGATCAAGAAATAATATTCAGGATATCTTCAACAAAATTCTTACTAGCGAAAACTCCCATTTCAGATATATATTGCAATTGTTACTGGTCATAAAGATAATTTCACATAATAAACTATAGGATTATAATGGATGACGGATATGATTTCCATTTTGGATATCTGAAAATAAACTTGTCTTAAACTGTCTTAAAATATGGCCTATATCAACAATATTCATTCTTGATGtctaaaatgatttaaaaacccAACACACATGTATGGCAAAAGTGATGTATTTTGTTCTAGGAAGAATGACAATGTGGATATTAGAGATGTTCTTTTTGACTAGGAACAATTGACTTATTGATATGTGCAGCAAATACCCAGTCTAGGGATTTAACGTTTGATCTTCTTGCCTCAGAGCTTTAAATCACAATTCCATCCCTTAATACAgttttgctgtaattttccATGATGTTTTTCCAAAGACAAATATTTGGcaagaaaaatacaaagacaaactcTACACAATCATAAGCTTCTTTGAAATCaggtgtgtgtactgtaaatctACTGCACGCACCTTCTCAAACTTTCATTCcgtgttattttaatataaagttaTCATAGCAATGTGAAACATGTACTGCAGGTGTTgaaattacttttgtttttgcattaatCTTTCTACCTTTTTAATGCTAAgtctttgtgtctgcatgtgtgtttcacaCTGGCTTGGGCTGCTAATTCCTCACTTCACCAGTGAAGTGAGGTTAATTAGGCTAGGAAGGGATCAGGTCGTGGTACTTTTGGCTTATTTTCAACTCTGTTCTCAGACTCAGCAAATAAACAACATAGTAAGGACACAAAACTCAACAGCAGCATTATTGTTGTCAGagtttacttattttactttctatcaaacattaaaatgttgaacgttttctgattttaatttaaatttgacagAAGCAAGCACAGGACATATTAAACTTAAGTATGATgagaaactgttaaaaagtgttACAAAATTAGAATGAAAGCTTTTGTGGTGTGATGAGTCACTTAAAAAGGTTTTCAGTTTTCGggaaacaacaaagacaaaatatacaaagtgaaaatgtgagGGTAAATTATTCCAGAAATTCCCAGTAATAGCAGATCCCAGAGAGTCACTAATAAAAGCATATGGTCACTGCCAGAAGAAGAAACTTTGAGTaagctgattgtttttttttttctttttgtgctgcagcagctgtttcttCACAGGGTAAAAGCATCTCGTGATCCCTTTGTTGTTATGGCAGCACAGTTGTGTTTGAGGAGCAGTTTTCCTATGAACAATAATGTGATGACACATGCGTTGTTGTTACGGTGAGGCGTTAGAGATTTTAAAAGCACTTAACCAGCAAGACGTTCAAGTATTTCTGCTGCTGATTTGGGTGTGAGAGAAGAAATACCTGAGCTGTGCATTCGATTACTTTGCATTAAAATGATGTGATCAAGACAGTTTCCTCTCTGCCACAGCTGAAAAGCAGACAGAAAATGGTGCTTTTATTGTGATGGATTTAGATTACCTGCTTAGTAAATCGCACACCAAATGCTTTTGCTTGAAATTGCCTGAGAGGGAATTTTAACAATTAGTTGGTGTAAGACATCACACATTCAGAGTCCTGGTTAAAGATGTAATGGTGCAACAAACCCTGTTCACCCCGTAAATCATTAATAaaacttttatcttttgttagatttaagttttgtttttttagtattGAACACAACAATGTTTCAACAGAATTCACCTCTTACCTACATCTTGTTTTCAAATGGACAACATGTCAAGTAGCCTTGTCACATCGCGATGGCACGACCAGAGAATTTATTGGCCTGTGGTAAGTTAATGGTTATGCCACTTGACAGCCACAGGGATACTCCCTGCAGCTGTGATAGTCAGTGAGACTTTGTCTGCACGGGCAGAGCTACTTGCATTTCCTGAGGCTTATGTCTCCATGTGCTAGGCACTTTCATTTCCTTCTCGTCTGCTCTCCTCGTTCTGCTTCACTGCTGCTTTGCCTTTAATATCAGTTTTATAAACAACCCTCTCACAGACATGGCCAACCTCAAACCTAAATCAGAGGACCAGAGCAATGAAGCAGAGGGCCCAGACGGAGGCTGGGGCTGGGTGCTGGTCGGAGCCCTGTTTGTCGTAAACAGCATTGTGTTTGGCCTGATGCGCAGCTTGGGGAtcttctttgtggagtttgtgctttattttcagGAGAGCGCTCAGGCCATCTCCTGGATCTCTTCAATAGGCTTGGCATCGCTGCAGTTCTTCAGTAAGTCATTAATGCTTGTCAATGTGCTGTTTCTAATGGCACAATATTGATTcatttgttgattttctttctgtgaaacTGATCAGGTAATTCATAAATTGATAggtaaaattataattataggTAAATTATAGAGCTGTTAATTATTGATGtattcagtatttgtttttgacCAACAAGTTAAAAGTTTTAACCTCAGGTTTTCCTGATGAATTACATAAATTCATTATACATCAATTAATCATCGAAAACACAAAtccttttagcatttttataatatatCTGCAGTATTAAAGCTTTATATTAAACCTATTTATACCTGAACTAAGGGGGAGCCACATACAAATAAAGAGGCACATTTGATTTctcagacattttaaatgtggttttggAAAAAAGGGCTGAACCAGTGGATCATTTATTAACAAGTCATGCTGTGCAGCCAAACACTGTTCAAACCAAAAGAActttagttaaaaaaatttGAGGGAGATTGCAAA harbors:
- the bcl6b gene encoding B-cell CLL/lymphoma 6 member B protein isoform X2, with the protein product MSMMEEGYRVDRGQEMRAEGYVKEFTRHSNDVLLNLNELRHRNILTDTTLVVGKVHLRAHCAVLVACSGFFYSLYSHRMLLQERGGSGEQLMTVSLPNTLDPSSVSLLLDFMYTSRLPLTPSIVPGVLTVATYLQMDHVADTCRDFMQLHCREKMSARHLHLELDSRVSVASVGPKGGDVPLSGPQPLLPVAGETRVPEEAGRPLKPGAFPNCQPGSKDLKGEPKSPLMASPTASPDSPTRSSCQPNSPAESNTCNKNSVTDTKATPDPKACNWKKYKYIVLNPLCAATTVKEEEMDEPRNNASLIVDRMTLTPKAPAETWSGEVPGQINRQGQASCYEGSGRAPPLRPPPSVDDQTPAHKQGTAAYHTQHATKRENYFVPYCYSGKHQGTKTVCSGDKPYRCNVCGAQFNRPANLKTHSRIHSGEKPYRCDTCGARFVQVAHLRAHVLIHTGEKPYPCHTCGTRFRHLQTLKSHLRIHTGEKPYTCEKCDLHFRHKSQLRLHLRQKHGAVTNTKIRYKVLTEPYQPILQTC
- the bcl6b gene encoding B-cell CLL/lymphoma 6 member B protein isoform X1, whose translation is MSMMEEGYRVDRGQEMRAEGYVKEFTRHSNDVLLNLNELRHRNILTDTTLVVGKVHLRAHCAVLVACSGFFYSLYSHRMLLQERGGSGEQLMTVSLPNTLDPSSVSLLLDFMYTSRLPLTPSIVPGVLTVATYLQMDHVADTCRDFMQLHCREKMSARHLHLELDSRVSVASVGPKGGDVPLSGPQPLLPVAGETRVPEEAGRPLKPGAFPNCQPGSKDLKGEPKSPLMASPTASPDSPTRSSCQPNSPAESNTCNKNSVTDTKATPDPKACNWKKYKYIVLNPLCAATTVKEEEMDEPRNNASLIVDRMTLTPKAPAETWSGEVPGQINRQGQASCYEGSGRAPPLRPPPSVDDQTPAHKQGTEAAYHTQHATKRENYFVPYCYSGKHQGTKTVCSGDKPYRCNVCGAQFNRPANLKTHSRIHSGEKPYRCDTCGARFVQVAHLRAHVLIHTGEKPYPCHTCGTRFRHLQTLKSHLRIHTGEKPYTCEKCDLHFRHKSQLRLHLRQKHGAVTNTKIRYKVLTEPYQPILQTC